The Elusimicrobiota bacterium sequence AGTCTCCGGGGAAGTGAAACACGGCGGAGATCCCTTAGGGATGGCGCGCGTGGGTTTCTTTCAGACCTACGTCGAGGCGGCCATCGCAGAAAAAGTCGGCCGGGTTCAACGGATCGTGATGGCGGTGGCGGTGGTTTCTTTGTTGTTCGCCATTTTGGCGACTCTGGCGATGTCCGCCCAGATCACCCGTCCCCTGCATCTCCTGGCGGACGGGGCGAAAGCCATCGGAGACGGCAACCTGGACACCCAAATCTCCATCGAGCGCCGAGACGAGTTGGGGTTTTTGGCTCACGAATTTAACGTCATGGCTGTTAAACTGAAAGAGGTCGACCAGCTGAAAGACGAATTCGTTTCTTCTGTTTCCCATGAACTTCGGTCCCCGTTGGCCGCGATCTCGGGGTACGTGGAACTGATGACACGCAAACCTCTCGAACAGATCCCCGTGGAAAAGCGAACGAAGGCCTTCAACATCATTTTGGACAGTACCAACCGCCTCACTCAATTCATCAACGACATTTTAGATTTGGCTAAACTGAAGGCGGGCCGAGTGGATGTGAGGAAGACGTCTTTCCACGTTCCCAAGGCCCTCGAAGACACCCTGAACCTGTTTCAGCCGCTGTTGGATAAGAAAAAAATGACGGGCCGCTCCTTGGCCGACGCCTCTCTTCCCATCCTTCTTGCAGATGAGGAAAAAATACGCCAGGTGATCACGAACCTGGTGTCGAACGCCTATAAGTTCACTCCCGAGGGCGGAACGCTCACGCTGGATGCCAGGGACACCGGGGGGGAACTCACCGTCAGCGTGGCGGATACGGGCATCGGCATTCCCAAAGAATTTATCGGCCACCTGTTCGAACGCTTTAAGCAGGTGCCGGGAACGCGCGAGAAGATGGGGGGGCCCAAAGGGACGGGGCTGGGGCTGGCCATCGCCAAAGGCATTATCGAAGCTCACGGCGGCCGGATTTGGGCGGAAAGCGAGCTGGGCCGCGGCACGACGTTCTTATTCACCATCCCGAAAGTTCCCGTGGCGGCGACAACGAACGCGAGGATCTTCAACTAATGGACGAGACCGCGCCCCCGCCCCCTCCCCCCCGTCCGCGCATCCTCATCGTGGACGACGAGGCCAACCTCCCGATCTTTCTGAAGGACTTTCTGGAGGAATGCGGGTTCGACGTTTCCATGGCGATGACGGGAAAATCGGCCTTGCGGTTGGCGCTTGAAAACCCTCCCGACGCCATCATTCTGGACGTGGATTTGCCGGATACTGACGGGTACACCCTCTGCCGAGCCATGCGGCGGACCAGCACGCTTCGGACCGTCCCGATCGTCATGTTGACCGCTCTTTCGGACAAGCGCAACGAGATCGCCGGCCTCCGAGCCGGCGCCGATGATTACCTCACCAAACCGATCGACACAGAACGGCTTCAGGCGCGTTTGGAAAATGCTCTCAGCCGGAATATCCGGGAGTTGGACGCCAACCCCCTCACCCACCTTCCGGGCAACACCAGCATTCTCCAAGAGATGGAGCGACGCCTCCGGAAGCAGGAGGCCTTTGCGGTGATCTATTCGGACCTGAACAATTTTAAGGCGTTCAACGATCGCTATGGGTTCCTGCGCGGAGACCAGGCCATTAAACTGGCGGCCCAGTGCCTCGTTTTGTCCGTGGAAGGGCGCGCGGCCCAATCGGCGGTCTTAAGCGGGCTCTGGTTCATCGGCCATGTGGGGGGCGACGATTTCGTCGTGATTCTGCCGGCGGCACAGGCCGAGGACGCTTCCCGGGAGATCATTCAACGTTTTGACGCCGCTGTGCCCAATCTGTACGACCCGGAGGATCGCGCCCGGGGGTTCATCCTGGGCAAGACCCGGCAGGGGGAGCCGGCTCAGTTCCCGTTCATCGGGATCGCCCTCGCCATCGTTTCCAACGGGGACCGGCGCTTCACCCATCCGGGCGAAATCAGTTCCATGGCCAGCGAATTGAAAAGCTACGCCAAATCGTTCGGGAAGAGCGCTTTCGTCACCGACCGCCGGCGCCTCGCCGGGGACGGAGGGCCTCTGGACCCCCCTGCCTCCGAGCTCCCGGCAGCTAGCCAGAAAGGCAGTGACGTCCCGACTCTGCCGCCCGACCTTTTTAGCGAGTTGGGGTTCTCTTACGACAACCCGCCTTCGGCCGCCCCGAAGGAGAAATAGACCATGGCCGGGAAGAAGATCCTGATTATTGACGACGACGTCCAGCTTTGCCAGCTGGCCTCCGATATTTTGGAGGAGCACGGCTACCAAACCCTCGTGGCCAACAACACCGACCAGGGTTTTAAAAAGCTCTATGAGAACACCCCCGACCTGGTCCTGCTGGACGTTTGGCTTCCCAGCATCGGCGGTCTGGAATTTTGCCGCCAAATCCGCCAGGACGAGCGGGGCCGGCATGTCCCGGTTTTGATGTTGACGGTGCAGGACAAAGAATCCGACAAAGTGATGGGGCTTGAGATGGGCGCCGATGATTACATGACCAAACCCTTCAGCCAACGGGAACTATTGGCGCGGATCAAGGCCCTGCTCCGGCGGTTCGAACGGGCCCAGCCCGAGGTTCTCATCCTGTCTTCCGGAGACCTGACGGTGGACTTGGACAAACACATGGTTCGCTGTAAGGGGAAGGCCCTGGACCTCACGCCAAAAGAATTCGATCTTTTGACCGTCCTTCTTAAGAGCCGTAACA is a genomic window containing:
- a CDS encoding HAMP domain-containing histidine kinase, with the protein product MKLRARLSLFTGLIIVFLVGNISISTLFLLRKVFLAEVRNNQETTLKNFSRVCEESQVLRDPVIVANYIDSLQKSLPGLAYAAFANEESKRMLGDTPKFREIYPFVSQALVGGPARQIVRTPAGEEILEVSGEVKHGGDPLGMARVGFFQTYVEAAIAEKVGRVQRIVMAVAVVSLLFAILATLAMSAQITRPLHLLADGAKAIGDGNLDTQISIERRDELGFLAHEFNVMAVKLKEVDQLKDEFVSSVSHELRSPLAAISGYVELMTRKPLEQIPVEKRTKAFNIILDSTNRLTQFINDILDLAKLKAGRVDVRKTSFHVPKALEDTLNLFQPLLDKKKMTGRSLADASLPILLADEEKIRQVITNLVSNAYKFTPEGGTLTLDARDTGGELTVSVADTGIGIPKEFIGHLFERFKQVPGTREKMGGPKGTGLGLAIAKGIIEAHGGRIWAESELGRGTTFLFTIPKVPVAATTNARIFN
- a CDS encoding response regulator, which encodes MDETAPPPPPPRPRILIVDDEANLPIFLKDFLEECGFDVSMAMTGKSALRLALENPPDAIILDVDLPDTDGYTLCRAMRRTSTLRTVPIVMLTALSDKRNEIAGLRAGADDYLTKPIDTERLQARLENALSRNIRELDANPLTHLPGNTSILQEMERRLRKQEAFAVIYSDLNNFKAFNDRYGFLRGDQAIKLAAQCLVLSVEGRAAQSAVLSGLWFIGHVGGDDFVVILPAAQAEDASREIIQRFDAAVPNLYDPEDRARGFILGKTRQGEPAQFPFIGIALAIVSNGDRRFTHPGEISSMASELKSYAKSFGKSAFVTDRRRLAGDGGPLDPPASELPAASQKGSDVPTLPPDLFSELGFSYDNPPSAAPKEK
- a CDS encoding response regulator transcription factor, translated to MAGKKILIIDDDVQLCQLASDILEEHGYQTLVANNTDQGFKKLYENTPDLVLLDVWLPSIGGLEFCRQIRQDERGRHVPVLMLTVQDKESDKVMGLEMGADDYMTKPFSQRELLARIKALLRRFERAQPEVLILSSGDLTVDLDKHMVRCKGKALDLTPKEFDLLTVLLKSRNKAISRQSLLTSVWGFDTPGNTGTIDVHIRHLRKKLGPHGDKIMTVLGFGYRFDG